A window from Mycobacterium botniense encodes these proteins:
- the leuS gene encoding leucine--tRNA ligase: MTESRTAAPTSNSGAPDADIDVPRHRYTAELAAHIERTWQDTWARQGTFHVPNPVGSLAPADGSAVPERKLFVQDMFPYPSGEGLHVGHPLGYIATDVYARYFRMTGHNVLHALGFDAFGLPAEQYAVQTGTHPRARTEANIANFRRQLARLGFGHDSRRSFATTDADFYKWTQWIFLQIYNAWFDDRANKARPISELIAEFDSGARRLDDGREWATLSPGERADVIDSHRLVYRADSMVNWCPGLGTVLANEEVTADGRSDRGNFPVFRKRLRQWMMRITAYADRLLDDLDLLDWPEKVKTMQRNWIGRSTGASALFSATTAEGAIDIEVFTTRPDTMFGATYLVLAPEHDLVDRLVATSWPDGVDERWTFGAATPADAVARYRRAIAAKSDLERQEYKEKTGVFLGSYAINPANGAQLPIFIADYVLLGYGTGAIMAVPGHDQRDWEFAQEFGLPIVEVIAGGDISRSAYVGDGVLVNSGFLDGMDVAAAKKAITARLESEGRGRARVEYKLRDWLFARQRYWGEPFPIVYDSDGRPHPLPESALPVELPDMPDYSPVLFDPDDADSEPSPPLAKATDWVHVELDLGDGLKRYTRDTNVMPQWAGSSWYELRYTDPHNSERFCAKENEAYWMGPRPAEHGPDDPGGVDLYVGGVEHAVLHLLYSRFWHKVLYDLGHVSSREPYRRLVNQGYIQAFAYADSRGSYVPAEKVVERDGRFFYPGPDGEIEVFQEFGKIGKSLKNSISPDEICDNYGADTLRVYEMSMGPLEASRPWATKDVVGAFRFLQRVWRLVVDEYTGQTRVDDHAALDDTTVRLLHRTIAGVSDDYAALRNNTATAKLIEYTNHLTKKHRNAVPRTAVEPLVLMLAPLAPHLAEELWQRLGHTGSLAHGPFPVADPTYLVDDTVEYPVQVNGKVRSHITVAADAGADAVEAAALADEKVQGFLAGAAPKRVIVVPGRLVNVVL; encoded by the coding sequence GTGACCGAATCCCGGACTGCCGCGCCGACCAGCAACTCCGGCGCCCCAGACGCGGACATCGACGTTCCCCGGCATCGCTACACGGCGGAGCTGGCGGCCCATATCGAACGAACGTGGCAAGACACGTGGGCTCGCCAAGGGACGTTCCACGTGCCCAACCCCGTCGGCTCGCTGGCGCCGGCAGATGGCTCCGCGGTGCCGGAGCGCAAGCTTTTCGTGCAGGACATGTTTCCCTATCCCTCGGGAGAGGGGTTGCACGTCGGTCACCCGTTGGGCTACATCGCCACTGACGTTTACGCGCGCTACTTCCGTATGACTGGCCATAATGTGCTGCACGCGTTGGGATTTGACGCTTTTGGATTACCCGCGGAACAATACGCAGTGCAGACTGGCACGCACCCGCGTGCGAGGACCGAGGCCAACATCGCCAATTTCCGGCGCCAACTGGCGCGGCTAGGTTTCGGTCACGACAGTCGGCGAAGCTTCGCGACCACCGATGCCGATTTCTACAAGTGGACACAGTGGATCTTCCTGCAGATCTATAACGCGTGGTTCGACGACCGCGCCAACAAGGCGCGTCCGATCAGTGAATTGATAGCCGAATTCGATTCCGGTGCACGTCGTCTCGACGATGGCCGGGAGTGGGCCACATTATCGCCCGGGGAGCGTGCCGACGTTATCGACAGCCACCGGCTGGTTTACCGAGCGGATTCGATGGTGAACTGGTGCCCTGGCCTGGGTACCGTTCTGGCCAACGAGGAAGTGACCGCTGACGGACGCAGCGACCGGGGGAACTTTCCCGTGTTCCGGAAGCGATTGCGGCAATGGATGATGCGGATCACCGCTTACGCAGACCGGCTCCTCGACGATCTCGATCTGCTGGACTGGCCGGAGAAGGTCAAGACCATGCAGCGCAACTGGATTGGCCGCTCCACCGGAGCTTCGGCCCTGTTTTCAGCGACTACCGCCGAGGGCGCCATCGATATCGAAGTGTTCACCACCAGACCAGACACCATGTTCGGTGCCACGTACCTGGTTTTGGCGCCGGAGCACGACCTGGTCGATCGTTTGGTGGCGACTAGCTGGCCCGACGGAGTCGACGAGCGCTGGACATTCGGCGCTGCCACACCTGCCGACGCTGTCGCTCGGTACCGGCGCGCGATCGCGGCGAAATCCGACCTTGAGCGGCAGGAGTACAAGGAGAAAACCGGGGTCTTCTTGGGCAGTTACGCCATTAACCCGGCCAACGGCGCACAGCTGCCGATCTTCATCGCCGACTATGTGCTGCTCGGATACGGCACCGGTGCGATCATGGCGGTTCCCGGGCACGATCAGCGAGACTGGGAGTTCGCTCAGGAGTTCGGGCTGCCGATCGTCGAAGTCATTGCCGGTGGTGATATTTCGCGATCGGCTTACGTCGGCGACGGTGTGCTGGTGAACTCCGGGTTCCTCGACGGCATGGATGTGGCTGCGGCCAAGAAGGCGATCACCGCCCGGCTGGAGTCCGAGGGCCGCGGCCGTGCTCGCGTCGAATACAAGCTGCGGGACTGGCTGTTCGCGCGCCAGCGGTATTGGGGCGAACCATTCCCCATCGTGTACGACAGCGACGGACGTCCACACCCGCTGCCCGAATCCGCGCTGCCTGTCGAGTTACCCGACATGCCCGACTATTCACCGGTGCTTTTCGACCCGGACGATGCAGACAGCGAGCCGTCACCTCCGCTGGCCAAGGCGACCGACTGGGTGCATGTCGAATTGGACCTTGGCGACGGACTCAAGCGTTACACCCGAGACACCAACGTCATGCCACAATGGGCGGGCAGTTCCTGGTACGAATTACGCTACACGGATCCGCACAACTCAGAGCGCTTCTGCGCCAAAGAAAACGAAGCCTACTGGATGGGTCCGCGGCCGGCAGAGCACGGTCCAGACGACCCGGGTGGTGTTGACCTCTACGTCGGTGGTGTCGAGCACGCCGTGTTACACCTGCTGTATTCGCGGTTTTGGCACAAGGTCCTCTACGACTTGGGTCATGTGAGCTCTCGTGAACCGTATCGCCGGCTGGTCAATCAGGGCTATATCCAGGCGTTCGCCTACGCCGACAGCCGGGGATCCTATGTGCCGGCCGAGAAGGTGGTCGAACGTGACGGCAGATTTTTTTATCCCGGCCCCGACGGGGAAATAGAGGTATTTCAGGAATTCGGCAAGATCGGCAAGAGCCTGAAGAATTCGATATCACCGGACGAGATTTGCGATAACTACGGCGCTGACACGCTGCGGGTCTACGAGATGTCGATGGGGCCGCTAGAGGCCTCGCGGCCGTGGGCCACCAAGGACGTCGTCGGCGCATTCCGTTTTCTGCAGCGGGTGTGGCGACTGGTGGTCGACGAATACACTGGCCAGACCCGCGTTGATGATCACGCGGCTTTAGACGACACCACTGTGCGCCTGCTGCACCGCACCATTGCGGGTGTATCCGACGACTATGCGGCACTGCGTAACAACACCGCGACGGCTAAGTTGATCGAGTACACCAATCACCTCACCAAAAAGCACCGTAACGCGGTGCCACGGACGGCGGTCGAGCCGTTGGTGCTGATGCTGGCGCCGCTGGCGCCGCATCTGGCCGAGGAGCTTTGGCAACGGCTGGGCCATACCGGCTCGCTGGCGCACGGCCCGTTTCCGGTGGCCGATCCCACCTACCTGGTTGACGACACCGTCGAATATCCTGTGCAGGTCAACGGGAAGGTGCGCAGCCACATCACGGTAGCCGCCGACGCCGGCGCAGACGCCGTGGAAGCAGCCGCGCTCGCCGATGAGAAGGTGCAGGGTTTCCTGGCGGGTGCCGCACCGAAACGGGTGATCGTCGTGCCCGGCCGGCTGGTCAACGTGGTTTTGTGA
- a CDS encoding SDR family oxidoreductase, with the protein MPTALITGAGRGIGSAIAAALAPTHTLLLAGRPSPGLDAVSRRLGATALRLDLADAAATQAVAATVSELDVLVHNAGVSRPGRVAETDINDWRVTFDVNVFGAVALTLALLPALRRAHGHVVFINSGSGRRVSPGMACYSASKFALRAFADALRDDEPALRVTTVYPGRTATDMQRELVAYEGGEYEPGKFLRPETVAAVVAGVLKTPPDGDIHEVVVRPAV; encoded by the coding sequence ATGCCGACCGCACTAATCACCGGCGCCGGCCGCGGCATCGGTTCGGCGATCGCCGCTGCCCTGGCGCCGACACACACACTGCTGCTGGCCGGCCGACCGTCGCCCGGGCTCGACGCTGTCAGCAGGCGGCTTGGTGCCACCGCCTTGAGGCTGGACCTAGCCGACGCTGCCGCGACACAGGCTGTCGCCGCAACCGTTTCCGAACTCGACGTTCTGGTGCACAACGCCGGGGTGTCGAGACCGGGCCGTGTCGCCGAGACTGACATCAACGACTGGCGGGTCACCTTCGACGTGAACGTATTCGGGGCGGTTGCACTGACATTGGCGCTGCTGCCGGCCCTGCGGCGGGCGCACGGTCATGTCGTGTTCATCAATTCCGGATCCGGGCGCAGAGTGTCGCCGGGTATGGCCTGTTACTCGGCCAGTAAGTTCGCGTTACGCGCCTTCGCTGACGCCCTGCGTGACGACGAGCCGGCATTGCGGGTCACCACGGTGTACCCCGGCCGCACCGCTACCGATATGCAGCGCGAACTGGTCGCCTACGAGGGCGGCGAGTACGAGCCGGGGAAATTCCTGCGGCCCGAGACCGTGGCCGCAGTGGTGGCCGGTGTGCTGAAAACACCGCCTGATGGAGATATCCACGAAGTTGTGGTCCGCCCTGCCGTGTGA
- a CDS encoding MarR family winged helix-turn-helix transcriptional regulator: MVDSDAIAPEVRELAEGLHRTLAKLFSILRRGDPSGAMAGDLTLAQLSILVTLLEQGPIRMTDLAAHERVRTPTTTVAIRRLEKIGLVKRSRDPSDLRAVLVDITPRGRSILAESLDNRRAALATMLNQLPESDLETLMKALGPLERLACGEPATSSASSHHERA; the protein is encoded by the coding sequence ATGGTGGACAGTGATGCCATCGCGCCAGAAGTGAGGGAGTTGGCGGAGGGTCTCCACCGCACGCTGGCCAAACTGTTTTCGATCCTACGCCGCGGAGACCCCAGCGGCGCTATGGCCGGGGATCTGACTCTGGCGCAATTGTCGATCCTGGTCACATTGCTCGAGCAGGGTCCGATCCGGATGACCGACCTGGCTGCACACGAACGGGTCCGAACCCCAACCACCACGGTCGCGATCCGCCGGCTGGAGAAGATCGGACTGGTGAAACGCTCGCGTGACCCCTCAGACCTGCGGGCCGTACTGGTTGACATCACTCCGCGTGGTCGCTCTATCCTCGCCGAGTCGCTCGACAATCGGCGGGCTGCCCTGGCGACAATGCTCAACCAACTACCCGAATCGGACTTGGAAACGCTGATGAAAGCGTTGGGCCCGCTGGAGCGACTGGCGTGCGGAGAACCCGCGACCAGTTCGGCTAGCTCCCACCACGAGCGTGCGTGA
- a CDS encoding amino acid ABC transporter ATP-binding protein translates to MMTEVARRKPVSLAGKSIHLAFGKHTVLRGVDIDVPAGDTVAVIGPSGSGKSTLLRTLNRLYEPDSGDILLDGRSVLRDNPDHLRQRIGMVFQQFNLFPHRSVLDNVMLAPRKLKRLSADAARELALAQLDRVGLKHKADARPGALSGGQQQRVAIARALAMSPQVMLFDEATSALDPEMVKDILELMAELGADGMTMLVVTHEMGFARSASDAVVFMDHGKVVETGPPDQIFEAAQTERLQRFLSQVL, encoded by the coding sequence ATGATGACCGAGGTTGCCCGCCGCAAGCCAGTGTCACTCGCGGGCAAAAGCATTCATCTAGCGTTCGGCAAACATACGGTACTTCGCGGTGTCGACATCGATGTGCCGGCGGGCGACACCGTGGCCGTGATCGGCCCCTCGGGTTCAGGTAAGTCGACGTTGCTGCGCACGCTCAACCGTCTCTATGAGCCCGATAGCGGCGACATCCTGCTCGACGGTCGCTCGGTGCTGCGCGACAACCCCGACCACCTTCGCCAACGTATCGGCATGGTCTTTCAGCAGTTCAACCTGTTTCCGCACCGCAGCGTGCTGGACAACGTCATGCTGGCACCGCGCAAGCTGAAACGCTTATCTGCGGACGCCGCCCGGGAACTGGCGCTGGCGCAACTGGACCGGGTCGGACTCAAACACAAGGCCGATGCCCGACCCGGGGCGCTGTCGGGTGGTCAGCAGCAACGGGTCGCCATCGCCCGCGCTCTTGCGATGTCACCCCAGGTGATGCTGTTCGATGAGGCGACTTCGGCGCTCGATCCTGAGATGGTCAAAGACATCCTGGAACTGATGGCCGAACTCGGCGCCGATGGGATGACGATGCTGGTCGTCACGCACGAAATGGGATTTGCCCGCTCGGCGTCAGACGCCGTTGTGTTCATGGATCACGGCAAGGTAGTGGAAACCGGGCCGCCAGACCAGATATTCGAAGCTGCGCAAACGGAGCGGCTGCAGCGGTTCTTGTCCCAAGTACTTTGA
- a CDS encoding ABC transporter substrate-binding protein/permease has product MTLKVGEHRHFGGKALAVAATILMVCGLAPAPPAAADIDQCSPPGIEGATALPRKLATATRPHEDKYTTAEVKPLSSVDIGALGLRTPGTLTVGTLSQAPPTTCVNATGQFTGFDNELLRAIARKLGLHVNFLGTDFSGLLAQVASRRFDVGSASITATEARRRTVGFTNGYDFGYFSLVVPAGSAITSFDDLTHGQRIGVVQGTVEDAYVVDNLHLQPVKFPDFTTVYASLKTRQVDAWVAPALEALNAVHPGDPTAIVAHTFSTGNYVAYAVAKENRPLIEALNSGLDAVIADGTWSQLYTDWVPRPLPPGWRPGSKAALTPHLPNFATIAARHHRAVDEPAPAKSTLDQLRDSFFDWSLYKQAIPLLFTTGLPNTLILTVSASVIGLVLGMLLAIAGLSHSRWLRWPARVYTDIFRGLPEVVIILLIGLGVGPLVGGLTANNPYPLGIAALGLTSAAYVGEIFRSGIQSVEPGQLEASRALGFSYPAAMRLVVIPQGIRRVLPALVNQVIALLKGSALVYFLGLIAGQRELFQIGRDLNAQTGSLSPLVAAGVFYLMLTIPLTHLVNVIDARLRRGRTFAEPEETFDLITSTSGQEMT; this is encoded by the coding sequence ATGACCCTCAAAGTCGGCGAGCACCGCCACTTCGGCGGAAAAGCGCTAGCGGTGGCCGCAACGATCCTCATGGTCTGCGGCCTGGCGCCGGCTCCGCCCGCGGCAGCAGATATCGATCAATGCTCCCCACCCGGTATCGAGGGCGCGACCGCGCTGCCCAGAAAACTGGCCACTGCCACTCGCCCGCACGAGGACAAATACACGACCGCTGAGGTCAAACCACTGAGTTCGGTGGACATCGGCGCGTTGGGGCTGCGCACGCCCGGCACCCTGACGGTCGGCACCCTCTCGCAAGCGCCACCCACCACGTGCGTTAACGCCACCGGGCAGTTCACGGGTTTCGACAACGAGCTGCTGCGAGCTATCGCCCGTAAGCTCGGCCTGCACGTCAATTTCCTCGGCACCGATTTTTCCGGGCTGCTCGCCCAGGTGGCGTCACGACGCTTCGACGTCGGCTCCGCCTCGATCACCGCCACAGAAGCGCGCCGGCGCACGGTTGGGTTCACCAACGGTTATGACTTCGGATATTTCTCGCTGGTCGTGCCGGCCGGTTCCGCGATCACCAGTTTCGACGACCTCACCCATGGACAGCGGATCGGTGTCGTTCAGGGCACCGTGGAAGATGCCTATGTCGTCGACAACCTGCACCTGCAGCCGGTGAAGTTCCCCGACTTCACCACCGTCTACGCCAGCCTGAAAACCCGCCAGGTTGACGCGTGGGTAGCACCGGCTCTGGAAGCACTGAACGCAGTACACCCCGGGGATCCGACCGCGATCGTCGCGCACACCTTCAGCACGGGCAATTATGTGGCGTATGCGGTCGCTAAAGAAAACCGTCCGCTCATCGAGGCCCTCAATTCGGGACTGGATGCCGTCATCGCCGATGGCACCTGGTCGCAGCTCTACACCGACTGGGTCCCCCGGCCGCTGCCGCCAGGCTGGCGACCCGGCTCCAAAGCGGCCCTGACTCCGCATCTGCCCAATTTCGCCACGATCGCCGCACGTCACCACCGGGCGGTCGATGAGCCCGCACCGGCCAAGTCCACGCTGGACCAGCTACGGGATTCGTTCTTCGACTGGAGCCTGTACAAACAAGCAATTCCGCTGCTGTTCACCACCGGGCTGCCCAACACACTGATCCTCACCGTCAGCGCCAGCGTGATCGGGTTGGTGTTGGGCATGCTGCTGGCGATCGCCGGGCTGTCCCATTCCCGCTGGCTGCGCTGGCCGGCCCGGGTCTACACCGATATCTTCCGCGGCCTGCCCGAGGTGGTGATCATCCTGCTGATCGGGCTCGGCGTCGGCCCATTGGTGGGTGGCTTGACTGCCAACAACCCGTACCCGCTCGGAATCGCCGCGCTGGGATTGACCTCTGCGGCATACGTCGGCGAAATCTTTCGGTCCGGGATCCAAAGCGTCGAGCCGGGACAGCTCGAAGCCTCTCGCGCACTGGGGTTTAGCTACCCGGCCGCGATGCGGCTCGTGGTGATACCGCAGGGGATCCGCCGAGTGCTGCCCGCACTGGTCAACCAGGTCATCGCACTGCTGAAGGGCTCTGCGCTGGTGTACTTCCTGGGGCTCATCGCCGGGCAGCGCGAGCTGTTTCAGATCGGCCGTGACCTCAACGCCCAGACCGGTAGCCTGTCGCCACTGGTTGCCGCCGGTGTCTTCTACCTGATGTTGACGATCCCGCTGACCCATCTGGTCAACGTCATCGACGCGCGCCTTCGCCGGGGCCGTACCTTTGCTGAGCCGGAGGAGACGTTCGATTTGATCACGTCGACGTCTGGTCAGGAGATGACATGA
- a CDS encoding GntR family transcriptional regulator, whose amino-acid sequence MPKKYGVKEKDLIVSHILSLVLTGKLRTGDRVDRNEIATRLGVSRVPIQEALVQLEHDGIVSLRYHRGAFVERFDEATVREHYELDGLLNGIASARAAVNPTPRILGQLGALMRSLRASRESRTFFDVADEYRRTINDEYAGPRLHAAIRASQSFVPRVFWVTYQNSRDEMLPFYEEETAAIHRREPEAARAACIARSDLMAQTMLAELIRRGVFSPPECIDAGSSATRLPPGD is encoded by the coding sequence ATGCCAAAAAAGTACGGAGTTAAAGAAAAAGACCTGATCGTCTCGCACATTCTCAGCCTGGTGCTGACGGGAAAGTTGCGCACCGGTGATCGGGTCGACCGTAACGAGATCGCGACCCGTCTAGGGGTCAGCCGGGTCCCCATCCAAGAGGCCCTTGTCCAACTCGAGCACGACGGTATTGTGTCTCTCCGCTATCACCGCGGTGCCTTCGTCGAGCGGTTCGACGAGGCCACTGTGCGGGAACATTACGAACTCGACGGTCTACTCAACGGCATCGCCTCAGCACGCGCGGCGGTCAATCCCACCCCGCGGATCCTGGGTCAGCTCGGCGCGCTTATGCGCTCCTTGCGCGCCTCGAGAGAATCCCGGACCTTCTTTGACGTCGCCGACGAATACCGGCGCACGATAAACGACGAGTACGCGGGCCCGCGGCTGCATGCGGCTATCCGCGCGTCGCAAAGCTTTGTCCCCCGCGTCTTCTGGGTGACCTACCAAAACAGCCGCGACGAAATGCTGCCGTTCTACGAAGAAGAAACCGCCGCCATCCACCGACGTGAACCAGAAGCGGCGCGGGCCGCATGTATTGCCCGCTCCGATTTGATGGCCCAGACCATGCTGGCCGAGTTGATCCGTCGCGGAGTGTTCAGCCCACCCGAGTGCATCGACGCGGGTTCTTCAGCCACGCGGTTGCCACCCGGGGATTAA
- a CDS encoding LLM class F420-dependent oxidoreductase, with protein sequence MSFPDRPVRIGVQLQPQQAPHYGKIRDAVRRCEDIGVDIAFNWDHFFPLYGDPDGPHFECWTMLGAWAEQTSHIEFGALVTCNSYRNPDLLADMARTVDHISNGRLILGIGSGWKYKDYREYGYEFGTAGSRIDALAAALPRIRSRLAKLNPPPTRHIPLLIGGEGERKTLRLVAEYADIWHSFATAKTYPAKSAVLAEHCAALGRDPASIERSAAVGGETGLRPGAPVGGLIGEAETLVDLGVSLLTIGCSGPDYDLTGAEALCRWRDTR encoded by the coding sequence ATGAGTTTTCCCGACCGTCCCGTCCGCATCGGGGTACAGCTGCAACCCCAGCAGGCCCCGCACTATGGCAAGATCCGTGATGCGGTCCGGCGCTGCGAAGACATCGGTGTCGATATTGCGTTCAACTGGGACCACTTCTTCCCGCTCTACGGTGATCCCGACGGTCCGCACTTCGAGTGCTGGACAATGCTCGGGGCCTGGGCTGAACAGACCTCGCACATCGAATTCGGGGCGCTGGTGACGTGTAACTCCTACCGCAATCCGGACCTGCTGGCCGATATGGCCCGAACTGTCGACCACATCTCCAACGGCCGGCTCATTTTGGGGATCGGCTCCGGATGGAAATATAAGGACTACCGCGAGTATGGCTATGAGTTCGGCACGGCCGGCAGCCGCATCGACGCCCTGGCGGCCGCGCTGCCCCGAATCCGATCGCGGCTGGCCAAGCTCAACCCGCCACCCACGCGGCACATTCCGTTGCTCATCGGCGGTGAGGGCGAGCGGAAAACCCTGCGGTTGGTGGCCGAGTACGCCGACATCTGGCACAGCTTCGCTACCGCCAAAACCTACCCGGCGAAATCGGCTGTGCTGGCTGAGCATTGCGCGGCCCTCGGGCGTGACCCGGCCAGTATCGAGCGATCGGCCGCGGTTGGCGGTGAAACCGGGTTGCGCCCCGGTGCCCCCGTCGGCGGGTTGATCGGCGAAGCCGAGACCCTTGTGGACCTGGGTGTAAGCCTGCTGACCATCGGCTGCAGCGGACCTGATTACGACCTGACTGGCGCCGAGGCGCTGTGTCGGTGGCGCGACACGCGTTGA
- a CDS encoding alpha/beta fold hydrolase: MTDRFDISDEDLAGLSEFALLAENAAQAGVVGPLPSVRRLDCGDISALRWGDLPPRVIFLHGGGQNAHTWDTVIIGLGEPALAVDLPGHGRSAWRDDSDYSPRRNADTLAPVLRQLAPSAALVVGMSLGGLTAIRLAAVAPDLVRRLILIDVTPSSLRRHSELTADQRGTVQLIHGPREFPSFTAMLDLAIAAAPHRDVKTLRRGVFHNSRRLDDGRWMWRYDVMRTVPDFDDLWNDVAAASVPITLVRGGASNFVTAEDVAELSRRARHFQGVHVVPDSGHSVHSDQPRILTDIVRAVLNG, from the coding sequence GTGACCGATCGCTTCGATATCTCCGACGAGGATCTGGCTGGGCTCTCCGAGTTCGCGCTGCTGGCCGAAAACGCCGCGCAGGCCGGAGTGGTCGGTCCGCTGCCGTCCGTGCGGCGGCTCGACTGCGGGGATATCAGCGCACTCCGGTGGGGCGATCTCCCCCCGCGGGTGATCTTTCTGCACGGCGGCGGGCAAAACGCGCACACGTGGGACACTGTGATCATCGGGCTGGGCGAGCCGGCTTTGGCTGTGGACCTACCCGGCCACGGTCGTTCCGCCTGGCGCGACGACAGCGATTATTCGCCGCGCCGCAATGCGGACACCCTGGCCCCGGTGCTGCGCCAGCTTGCGCCCAGTGCCGCCCTGGTCGTGGGCATGTCACTGGGAGGGCTGACTGCGATCCGGTTGGCCGCGGTGGCGCCCGACCTGGTTCGCCGGCTTATCCTGATCGACGTCACCCCCTCCTCGCTGCGGCGGCATTCCGAGCTGACCGCCGATCAGCGTGGCACTGTGCAGTTGATCCACGGCCCGCGGGAGTTTCCCAGTTTCACCGCCATGCTGGATCTGGCGATTGCTGCCGCGCCACACCGCGACGTCAAGACATTGCGGCGCGGCGTGTTCCATAATTCCCGCAGACTCGATGACGGCCGTTGGATGTGGCGCTATGACGTCATGCGCACGGTTCCCGATTTCGACGATCTGTGGAACGATGTCGCCGCCGCGTCGGTGCCTATCACCCTGGTGCGGGGCGGCGCCTCGAACTTCGTCACCGCCGAGGACGTCGCGGAACTCAGCCGACGCGCCAGGCACTTCCAGGGTGTGCACGTCGTGCCAGATTCCGGTCATTCGGTCCACAGTGACCAGCCCCGGATACTGACCGACATCGTGCGCGCCGTGCTCAACGGCTAA
- a CDS encoding inositol-3-phosphate synthase — MSEYTAPEASTEIRVAIVGVGNCASSLVQGVEYYRDAEETTSVPGLMHVRFGPYHVRDVKFVAAFDVDAKKVGFDLSDAIFASENNTIKIADVPPTNVVVQRGPTLDGIGKYYADTIELSDAEAVDVVKVLRDARVDVLVSYLPVGSEEADKFYAQCAIDAGAAFVNALPVFIASDPLWAKKFTEAGVPIVGDDIKSQVGATITHRVLAKLFEDRGVQLDRTMQLNVGGNMDFLNMLERERLESKKISKTRAVTSNLQREFKTKNVHIGPSDHVGWLDDRKWAYVRLEGRAFGDVPLNLEYKLEVWDSPNSAGVIIDAIRAAKIAKDRGIGGPVIPASAYLMKSPPQQMPDDLARARLEEFIIG, encoded by the coding sequence ATGAGTGAGTACACCGCGCCCGAGGCGTCGACGGAGATCCGAGTCGCCATTGTCGGCGTCGGCAACTGCGCGTCTTCGCTGGTACAGGGCGTCGAGTATTACCGGGATGCTGAGGAGACAACATCCGTGCCGGGCCTGATGCATGTGCGGTTCGGCCCCTACCACGTTCGTGATGTGAAGTTCGTCGCGGCGTTCGATGTGGACGCCAAGAAGGTCGGCTTTGATCTCTCGGACGCGATTTTCGCCTCGGAGAACAACACCATCAAGATCGCCGATGTGCCGCCCACCAATGTCGTGGTACAGCGGGGGCCAACTCTGGACGGGATCGGCAAGTACTACGCCGACACCATCGAACTCTCCGATGCCGAGGCGGTCGACGTTGTCAAAGTCCTGCGGGACGCCCGCGTCGACGTGCTGGTGTCCTATCTGCCGGTGGGTTCGGAAGAGGCCGACAAGTTTTACGCCCAGTGCGCCATTGACGCCGGCGCGGCGTTCGTCAACGCGCTGCCGGTGTTCATCGCCTCCGATCCGCTGTGGGCTAAAAAGTTCACCGAGGCCGGGGTACCGATCGTCGGCGACGACATCAAAAGCCAGGTCGGTGCCACCATCACTCACCGGGTGCTGGCCAAGCTGTTCGAAGACCGCGGCGTGCAATTGGACCGCACGATGCAGCTCAACGTGGGCGGCAACATGGACTTTCTCAACATGCTCGAGCGTGAGCGGCTGGAGTCGAAGAAGATCTCCAAGACCCGGGCGGTCACGTCGAACCTGCAGCGTGAGTTCAAGACCAAAAACGTGCATATCGGCCCCTCCGACCACGTCGGCTGGCTGGATGATCGCAAGTGGGCCTATGTGCGACTGGAGGGCCGGGCGTTCGGCGACGTGCCGCTGAACCTGGAGTACAAGCTTGAGGTGTGGGACTCGCCGAATTCGGCCGGCGTCATCATCGACGCCATCCGAGCGGCCAAGATCGCCAAAGACCGCGGTATCGGCGGACCGGTGATTCCGGCGTCAGCATATCTGATGAAAAGCCCGCCACAGCAGATGCCCGACGATCTGGCACGCGCGCGGCTCGAAGAGTTCATCATCGGCTAA
- a CDS encoding PadR family transcriptional regulator codes for MLELAILGLLLESPMHGYELRKRLTGLLGAFRAFSYGSLYPALRRMQAEGLIAENAAPAGTPVRRARRVYQLTDAGRQRFAELVADTGPHNYTDDGFGVHLAFFNRTPAEARMRILEGRRRQVEERREGLRQAIARASSSFDRYTRQLHQLGLESSEREVKWLNELIAAERVAQSRAEQA; via the coding sequence GTGCTGGAGCTCGCCATCCTGGGTCTCCTGCTCGAGTCGCCCATGCATGGCTACGAGTTGCGGAAACGATTGACGGGTCTACTCGGGGCGTTCCGAGCGTTTTCCTACGGCTCCCTCTACCCGGCGTTGCGGCGCATGCAGGCTGAGGGGCTGATCGCCGAAAACGCCGCGCCCGCTGGGACGCCGGTACGGCGTGCCCGACGGGTGTATCAACTGACCGACGCCGGCCGGCAGCGTTTTGCCGAGCTGGTGGCCGACACCGGTCCGCACAACTACACCGACGATGGTTTCGGCGTGCACCTGGCATTCTTCAACCGCACCCCGGCGGAGGCCCGGATGCGCATTTTGGAGGGCCGTCGCCGTCAAGTCGAGGAACGCCGCGAAGGTTTGCGGCAAGCAATTGCACGGGCCAGCAGTTCGTTTGATCGCTACACCCGCCAGCTGCATCAACTCGGGCTGGAGTCCAGCGAACGTGAAGTCAAGTGGCTCAATGAGCTGATCGCCGCCGAGCGAGTAGCGCAGAGCCGCGCCGAACAGGCCTGA